One genomic window of Myxocyprinus asiaticus isolate MX2 ecotype Aquarium Trade chromosome 5, UBuf_Myxa_2, whole genome shotgun sequence includes the following:
- the LOC127441446 gene encoding bone morphogenetic protein 2-like produces the protein MLPAAIWISMVGLAISRSSPNYLGNHFTVENESEEVRSEAIKRLLEVFGMEDPPATLVRGHKQPPQYMLDLYNTVADVDGVTKDPTLLEGNTVRSFFNKLHSEQIEFLFNLSTVAKSEKILTAELHLFKLRPQESLTFTRHHFCQVSVYQVLDSSKKNVSQGKKLLSSRLVPIHSTGWEVFTITQAVRSCMSDEGRNLGLLVTVRTLAGVQTDLKTVRFTSGRNHHHSKQPMLVLFTDDGRQAGFLEGTPKGSDDSPVGPSLPFPRLPLPSANRRITRSHDYDESIEKMPCQRLPLYVDFEEIGWSGWIVSPRGYNAYHCKGSCPFPLGQNMRPTNHATVQSIINALKLTKGIETPCCVPDKLFSINLLYFDDDENVVLKQYDDMVAGSCGCH, from the exons ATGTTGCCTGCAGCCATCTGGATCTCCATGGTGGGACTCGCCATCAGCAGATCTTCTCCGAATTACCTGGGAAACCACTTTACCGTGGAAAACGAGTCTGAAGAAGTGCGTTCAGAGGCGATTAAAAGGCTTTTGGAGGTGTTTGGCATGGAGGACCCTCCTGCAACTCTGGTTCGGGGGCACAAACAGCCTCCTCAGTACATGCTGGACCTTTACAACACCGTCGCGGATGTGGATGGAGTCACCAAAGACCCAACGCTCCTGGAGGGAAACACGGTCCGCAGTTTCTTCAATAAAC TGCATAGTGAACAAATTGAGTTCCTCTTCAACTTGTCAACGGTTGCCAAGAGTGAGAAGATCCTCACAGCCGAACTCCATCTTTTCAAACTCAGACCACAAGAGTCTCTCACCTTTACCAGACACCACTTCTGTCAG GTCAGCGTCTATCAGGTTCTTGATAGCAGCAAAAAGAACGTCTCACAAGGGAAGAAACTGCTCTCATCCAGGCTGGTCCCCATCCACTCAACTGGCTGGGAAGTTTTTACCATTACTCAAGCT GTGAGATCTTGTATGTCAGATGAGGGCCGTAATCTGGGTCTCCTGGTCACGGTGCGGACTCTGGCAGGCGTTCAGACTGACCTGAAAACTGTGCGTTTCACATCAGGCCGTAATCACCACCACAGTAAACAGCCCATGCTGGTTCTCTTCACCGATGATGGCCGACAGGCAGGGTTTCTGGAGGGCACTCCTAAAG GTTCGGACGATTCTCCTGTGGGTCCCAGTCTTCCCTTTCCTCGTCTTCCTCTGCCATCAGCCAACCGTCGTATCACTCGTTCCCATGATTATGATGAAAGCATTGAGAAGATGCCATGCCAGCGTCTGCCTCTCTACGTCGACTTTGAGGAGATCGGTTGGTCCGGGTGGATCGTGTCTCCACGTGGTTACAACGCCTACCACTGCAAAGGTTCCTGTCCATTCCCTCTAGGTCAGAACATGAGACCAACTAACCATGCCACTGTGCAGTCTATCATCAATGCTCTCAAGCTGACCAAGGGCATAGAGACCCCTTGTTGTGTACCAGACAAACTCTTCAGTATTAACCTTCTGTACTTTGACGATGATGAGAATGTTGTGTTGAAACAGTACGATGATATGGTTGCAGGTAGCTGCGGATGCCATTGA